In Nocardioides marinus, one DNA window encodes the following:
- the pstC gene encoding phosphate ABC transporter permease subunit PstC, translating to MTTLPSYDAAAGRDIRPRRVSRRASGVDAVFEHSARAVGASVLVITGGVGLFLGWQAYPTLSRYGLGFFTESAWNPESDVVGIAAVLTGTVSIAFVAMLFAFPLSLLTALFISEYAPERAKPTLVAMVDLMAAVPSIVYGLWGYLLVMPHAGDLAVWLQRHLGWLPFFDVRGADPDAAVVDASRYVSSSFCAGIAVAMMVLPMACAVMRQVFSQTPQGEKEAALALGATRWGMISAVVLPFGRGGIIGGTMLGLGRALGETIAVVLIISPTFEVKPNLTEIGSNSVSALIAGRFGEANAAQLSALLAAGFVLFLITLVVNTLAAVVVNRSRSGAGTDA from the coding sequence GTGACCACGCTGCCGTCGTACGACGCCGCGGCCGGCCGGGACATCCGTCCGCGCCGCGTCTCCCGCAGGGCCAGCGGCGTCGACGCCGTCTTCGAGCACTCCGCCCGCGCGGTCGGTGCCTCGGTGCTGGTGATCACAGGCGGGGTCGGGCTCTTCCTCGGCTGGCAGGCCTACCCGACGCTGAGCCGCTACGGCCTCGGCTTCTTCACCGAGTCGGCCTGGAACCCCGAGAGCGACGTCGTCGGCATCGCGGCCGTCCTGACCGGCACGGTCTCGATCGCGTTCGTCGCGATGCTCTTCGCATTCCCGCTCTCGCTGCTCACCGCCCTGTTCATCAGCGAGTACGCCCCCGAGCGGGCCAAGCCGACCCTGGTCGCGATGGTCGACCTGATGGCCGCGGTCCCGTCGATCGTCTACGGCCTGTGGGGCTACCTGCTGGTGATGCCGCACGCCGGCGACCTGGCGGTGTGGCTGCAGCGCCACCTCGGGTGGCTGCCGTTCTTCGACGTGCGGGGGGCCGACCCCGACGCCGCGGTCGTCGACGCGAGCCGCTACGTCTCGAGCAGCTTCTGCGCCGGCATCGCGGTGGCCATGATGGTGCTGCCGATGGCCTGCGCCGTCATGCGGCAGGTCTTCTCCCAGACCCCGCAGGGCGAGAAGGAGGCCGCCCTCGCCCTGGGTGCCACGAGGTGGGGGATGATCTCCGCCGTCGTGCTGCCCTTCGGCCGCGGCGGCATCATCGGCGGCACGATGCTGGGCCTGGGCCGGGCGCTGGGCGAGACCATCGCGGTGGTCCTCATCATCAGCCCGACCTTCGAGGTGAAGCCGAACCTCACCGAGATCGGCAGCAACTCGGTCTCCGCGCTGATCGCCGGCCGCTTCGGGGAGGCCAACGCCGCCCAGCTCTCCGCGCTGCTGGCCGCCGGCTTCGTGCTCTTCCTCATCACCCTCGTCGTCAACACCCTGGCTGCGGTGGTCGTCAACCGCAGCCGCTCGGGCGCCGGGACGGACGCCTGA
- the pstA gene encoding phosphate ABC transporter permease PstA: MTTTPEAPEVVPAPTPLTTYLPGHDDDAPPPVPRRSLGRPSPDEQLTRWGPWLSSAALAWLVTQQLLPLAGVPWFVVSWFLLGLLVTAVAAAMHGGWIEVVDRVAAAVVTGGALSVGVALVSTVGFVLLRGWEPLTHLNFLLDDMSGVGPKDAFDRGGIAHAIVGSLVQLGIGLAITLPLGIGTAVFMTEVGGRFARLVRTIVEAMTALPSIVAGLFVYTVFIIMLGQPRSGLAAGLAIAVMMLPIIARAADVVLRVVPGGLREASLALGASRWRTVWHVVLPTARPGLATAVILGSARGVGETSPVLITSGAAAFFVTDPVGGAMNSLPLFIYSNVRSGEEQAIDRAFGASSVLLILVLLLFVVARLLARPPRARTRRRLLLPRRRPPQPAAQASRQPSAQPSAQPSDQPSDQPESQDPR, from the coding sequence ATGACGACCACGCCCGAGGCGCCCGAGGTCGTCCCCGCGCCGACCCCGCTCACGACGTACCTGCCCGGCCACGACGACGACGCGCCGCCGCCGGTCCCGCGCCGCTCGCTGGGCCGCCCGAGCCCCGATGAGCAGCTGACCCGCTGGGGTCCCTGGCTCTCCTCGGCGGCACTGGCCTGGCTGGTGACCCAGCAGCTGCTGCCGCTGGCGGGCGTGCCGTGGTTCGTCGTCAGCTGGTTCCTGCTCGGGCTGCTCGTCACCGCGGTCGCCGCGGCGATGCACGGCGGCTGGATCGAGGTGGTGGACCGCGTCGCCGCGGCCGTCGTCACCGGGGGTGCGCTCAGCGTCGGCGTCGCGCTGGTCTCGACGGTCGGGTTCGTCCTCCTGCGCGGGTGGGAGCCGCTGACCCACCTGAACTTCCTGCTCGACGACATGTCCGGCGTCGGCCCCAAGGACGCCTTCGACCGCGGCGGCATCGCCCACGCCATCGTCGGCTCGCTCGTCCAGCTCGGCATCGGGCTGGCGATCACGCTCCCGCTGGGCATCGGTACGGCGGTGTTCATGACCGAGGTCGGTGGCCGGTTCGCCCGCCTCGTGCGCACCATCGTCGAGGCGATGACCGCGCTCCCGTCCATCGTCGCGGGCCTGTTCGTCTACACCGTCTTCATCATCATGCTGGGCCAGCCGCGCTCGGGCCTGGCCGCGGGCCTGGCCATCGCGGTGATGATGCTGCCCATCATCGCCCGCGCGGCCGACGTGGTGCTCAGGGTGGTGCCCGGCGGCCTGCGCGAGGCCAGCCTGGCGCTGGGCGCCTCCCGGTGGCGGACCGTGTGGCACGTGGTCCTCCCCACGGCCCGCCCGGGCCTGGCCACGGCGGTCATCCTCGGCTCGGCGCGCGGTGTCGGCGAGACCAGCCCGGTGCTCATCACCTCCGGCGCGGCGGCGTTCTTCGTCACCGACCCGGTCGGCGGGGCGATGAACTCGCTGCCGCTGTTCATCTACTCCAACGTCCGATCCGGCGAGGAGCAGGCCATCGACCGGGCCTTCGGCGCCTCCAGCGTGCTGCTGATCCTCGTCCTGCTGCTCTTCGTCGTCGCCCGGCTCCTGGCCCGCCCACCCCGCGCCAGGACCCGCCGCCGGCTCCTCCTCCCACGGCGCCGGCCGCCACAGCCCGCGGCCCAGGCCTCCCGCCAGCCCTCAGCCCAGCCCTCAGCCCAGCCCTCCGACCAGCCCTCCGACCAGCCCGAAAGCCAGGACCCCCGGTGA
- a CDS encoding substrate-binding domain-containing protein: protein MNRLLSVLARCATATALAVAGVASVPAAAQAATYAQIEGTGSTWSEVIVQQWIADVDASGMKVVYTGGGSTKGRKDFAQDTNDFAISEIPFQGTDEQGNADTSNGRDFAYLPIVAGGTAFTYQLKVGDELVRNLRLSGETITKIFTNQITNWNDPAITKDNNGRAFPNLPITPVVRSDGSGTTAQLTTWMDKEYPSIWRPYFGRSGLTSYFPKKSGSRTVSQAGSDQVMNFISSTYGNGTIGYVEYSYPVNKNYPVVKVLNKGGYYVEPTQYNVAVALTKARINTSNPGDPSTYLTQILDDVYRNPDPRAYPISSYSYMVIPTAADDPRMTTAKRQTLADFMYYSLCAGQTKAGPYGYSPLPLNLVQAGFDQIAKLGRADKGVDLTNRDVRSCNNPTFDGKNLSNNKLAQIAPQPAACDKAGAGPCGTSTGTGDPSTDEDDGGTTDEGAGGAGGGGKTDVDTGGEVTTDAPGTVDPVTGEVVGGGTGTVSDGAAVYADPSTVLVADRAGDTRAFAWLSGLLLVTLVVLPGLYVSALRRRGPAGARP, encoded by the coding sequence GTGAACCGCCTGCTCTCCGTGCTCGCGCGCTGCGCGACCGCCACCGCCCTCGCCGTCGCCGGCGTGGCCTCCGTCCCGGCGGCGGCCCAGGCCGCGACGTACGCCCAGATCGAGGGGACCGGGTCGACCTGGTCCGAGGTGATCGTCCAGCAGTGGATCGCCGACGTGGACGCCTCGGGCATGAAGGTCGTCTACACCGGCGGCGGCTCCACCAAGGGCCGCAAGGACTTCGCCCAGGACACCAACGACTTCGCGATCTCCGAGATCCCGTTCCAGGGCACCGACGAGCAGGGCAACGCCGACACCTCGAACGGCCGCGACTTCGCCTACCTGCCGATCGTCGCCGGCGGCACGGCGTTCACCTACCAGCTCAAGGTCGGCGACGAGCTGGTGCGCAACCTGCGGCTCTCCGGCGAGACGATCACGAAGATCTTCACCAACCAGATCACCAACTGGAACGACCCCGCGATCACCAAGGACAACAACGGTCGCGCGTTCCCCAACCTGCCGATCACGCCCGTCGTCCGCTCGGACGGGTCCGGCACGACGGCTCAGCTGACCACGTGGATGGACAAGGAGTACCCGTCGATCTGGCGGCCCTACTTCGGGAGGTCCGGCCTGACGTCGTACTTCCCGAAGAAGTCGGGCTCGCGCACCGTGAGCCAGGCCGGGTCCGACCAGGTGATGAACTTCATCTCCTCGACCTACGGCAACGGCACCATCGGGTACGTCGAGTACTCCTACCCGGTCAACAAGAACTACCCGGTCGTGAAGGTGCTCAACAAGGGCGGCTACTACGTCGAGCCGACGCAGTACAACGTCGCGGTGGCGCTGACGAAGGCGCGCATCAACACCTCGAACCCGGGCGACCCGAGCACCTACCTCACCCAGATCCTCGACGACGTCTACCGGAACCCGGACCCGCGGGCCTACCCGATCTCGTCCTACTCCTACATGGTCATCCCGACCGCAGCCGACGACCCGCGGATGACCACCGCCAAGCGCCAGACGCTGGCCGACTTCATGTACTACTCGCTGTGCGCCGGGCAGACCAAGGCCGGCCCCTACGGCTACTCGCCGCTGCCGCTGAACCTCGTGCAGGCCGGCTTCGACCAGATCGCCAAGCTCGGCAGGGCCGACAAGGGCGTCGACCTCACCAACCGTGACGTGCGGTCGTGCAACAACCCCACCTTCGACGGCAAGAACCTCAGCAACAACAAGCTGGCCCAGATCGCGCCGCAGCCGGCCGCCTGCGACAAGGCCGGCGCCGGCCCGTGCGGCACCTCCACGGGCACCGGTGACCCCTCGACCGACGAGGACGACGGCGGCACCACCGACGAGGGCGCGGGCGGCGCGGGCGGCGGCGGGAAGACCGACGTCGACACCGGGGGAGAGGTCACCACCGATGCGCCCGGCACCGTCGACCCCGTGACCGGCGAGGTCGTCGGTGGGGGCACCGGCACGGTGAGCGACGGCGCCGCGGTGTACGCCGACCCCAGCACCGTCCTGGTCGCCGACCGCGCCGGGGACACCCGGGCGTTCGCCTGGCTCTCCGGGCTGCTGCTGGTCACCCTCGTGGTGCTGCCCGGCCTCTACGTCTCGGCCCTGCGTCGCCGCGGCCCGGCAGGGGCACGCCCGTGA
- a CDS encoding sortase domain-containing protein yields the protein MTLPGRTAPTRRAPKQARVAGPARPPKPPRAPRPPLTGTPAVTSSAATMLAVVCLWVFVQLLLLGDLEHERAQDLLYGQFRTEVASATAPVGPVVPVGDPVALVRIPALDLEEVVVEGTASGDLRVGPGHQRNTVLPGQEGTSVLMGRAATYGRPFAGLTGLEPGDTIEVVVAQGTRTFTVLGVRRTGDPLPQPREAGVARLVLATAEGQGRLAGLTPGEAVYFDAEADDAFPAPAGRPAAIPESEQLMASEASVLPLLATCLAALVLATLLVISARQRWSAVLVWLLASPVVIALAWVTTDVLVRLLPNVM from the coding sequence ATGACGCTCCCCGGCCGCACCGCACCGACGCGGCGCGCCCCGAAGCAGGCCAGGGTCGCCGGGCCCGCCAGACCGCCCAAGCCTCCGCGCGCCCCGCGGCCACCGCTGACCGGCACCCCGGCCGTCACCTCGTCGGCGGCGACGATGCTGGCCGTCGTCTGCCTGTGGGTCTTCGTGCAGCTGCTGCTGCTCGGCGACCTCGAGCACGAGCGCGCGCAGGACCTGCTCTACGGGCAGTTCCGCACCGAGGTCGCCTCGGCGACCGCACCGGTCGGGCCGGTCGTGCCCGTCGGCGACCCGGTGGCCCTGGTCCGCATCCCGGCGCTCGACCTCGAGGAGGTCGTCGTCGAGGGCACCGCCTCGGGCGACCTGAGGGTGGGCCCCGGGCACCAGCGCAACACCGTGCTGCCCGGCCAGGAGGGCACCTCGGTGCTGATGGGTCGCGCGGCGACGTACGGCCGCCCCTTCGCCGGCCTCACCGGCCTCGAGCCCGGCGACACCATCGAGGTCGTCGTCGCCCAGGGAACCCGCACCTTCACGGTGCTGGGTGTCCGGCGCACCGGCGACCCGCTGCCGCAGCCGCGCGAGGCGGGCGTGGCCCGGCTCGTCCTGGCCACGGCCGAGGGGCAGGGCCGACTGGCCGGGCTCACCCCCGGCGAGGCGGTGTACTTCGACGCGGAGGCCGACGACGCCTTCCCGGCGCCGGCCGGACGGCCCGCGGCCATCCCGGAGAGCGAGCAGCTGATGGCCTCGGAGGCCAGCGTGCTGCCGCTGCTGGCGACCTGCCTGGCTGCGTTGGTGCTGGCGACGCTGCTGGTCATCTCGGCGCGCCAGCGCTGGTCCGCGGTGCTCGTGTGGCTGCTCGCCAGCCCCGTCGTCATCGCCCTGGCGTGGGTCACCACCGACGTGCTCGTCCGACTCCTCCCCAACGTGATGTGA
- a CDS encoding substrate-binding domain-containing protein, protein MKASKTLSGPVVAVVAAVVASSVAFGATPASAAQEAYDPTFTPVAADLIGVGSDTTEISMHYVAEGFDGFPGFNDGDAGFRIASFQAGGGGQLTFPQGTTIDRPNGSGAGKSRLYGDNNVAEVDFARSSSALNTNEVNAGLQAFPFAVDGLKLAVSNTVPSHAPATISAADMVKIYDGTVTDWSQLGGTAGTIKPLIPQAGSGTRSFFVAQLKTANNGVDVALAGSVTEVQEHDPAPIQGDANAVAPFSTGRAKAAGSAIKLTEGFAANRALYNVVRGADLARADIQAVFGPDGFICSDAAAPLIEGSGFLQLAREANGGACGVATQAATSNFKTNEVSETTTDLTATSPSAGKVTLTATVGSTAGAPTGTVTFTEGEDVVADEVPIVAGQARVTLSAVEAGSHTYTATLNPGEGFLASSDDATVVVSDEVVIKAKAKTVKKGKNAKVKVTIAGAEGEVSLLKGTKEIDSSMLKSGKATLVAKKVKKTTKYTVAFGDQTTKVTVKVKKK, encoded by the coding sequence ATGAAGGCAAGCAAGACCCTCAGCGGCCCCGTCGTCGCGGTCGTCGCGGCCGTCGTCGCGTCGTCCGTCGCGTTCGGCGCCACGCCCGCCTCGGCGGCCCAGGAGGCCTACGACCCGACCTTCACCCCGGTCGCGGCCGACCTCATCGGTGTCGGCTCGGACACCACCGAGATCTCCATGCACTACGTCGCCGAGGGCTTCGACGGCTTCCCCGGCTTCAACGACGGCGACGCCGGCTTCCGCATCGCCTCCTTCCAGGCTGGCGGCGGCGGGCAGCTCACCTTCCCGCAGGGCACCACCATCGACCGCCCCAACGGGTCGGGTGCCGGCAAGAGCCGCCTGTACGGCGACAACAACGTGGCCGAGGTCGACTTCGCCCGGTCGTCCTCCGCGCTGAACACCAACGAGGTCAACGCCGGCCTGCAGGCCTTCCCGTTCGCCGTGGACGGCCTCAAGCTCGCCGTGTCCAACACCGTGCCCTCGCACGCCCCCGCCACCATCTCCGCCGCGGACATGGTCAAGATCTACGACGGCACCGTCACCGACTGGAGCCAGCTCGGCGGCACCGCCGGGACCATCAAGCCGCTGATCCCGCAGGCCGGCTCGGGCACCCGCTCGTTCTTCGTCGCGCAGCTCAAGACCGCCAACAACGGCGTCGACGTGGCGCTGGCCGGCTCGGTCACCGAGGTCCAGGAGCACGACCCCGCCCCGATCCAGGGTGACGCCAACGCGGTCGCGCCGTTCTCGACTGGTCGCGCCAAGGCCGCCGGCAGCGCCATCAAGCTGACCGAGGGCTTCGCGGCCAACCGCGCCCTGTACAACGTCGTCCGCGGCGCCGACCTGGCGCGCGCCGACATCCAGGCCGTCTTCGGCCCCGACGGGTTCATCTGCTCCGACGCCGCCGCCCCGCTGATCGAGGGCTCGGGCTTCCTGCAGCTGGCCCGTGAGGCCAACGGCGGCGCCTGCGGCGTCGCCACCCAGGCCGCGACCAGCAACTTCAAGACCAACGAGGTCTCGGAGACGACCACCGACCTGACCGCCACCAGCCCGTCGGCCGGCAAGGTCACGCTGACCGCCACCGTCGGCTCGACCGCCGGTGCGCCCACCGGCACCGTCACCTTCACCGAGGGTGAGGACGTCGTCGCCGACGAGGTCCCGATCGTCGCCGGCCAGGCCAGGGTCACGCTGTCCGCTGTCGAGGCCGGCTCGCACACCTACACCGCGACGCTGAACCCCGGCGAGGGCTTCCTCGCCTCCAGCGACGACGCCACCGTCGTCGTGTCCGACGAGGTGGTCATCAAGGCCAAGGCCAAGACCGTCAAGAAGGGCAAGAACGCCAAGGTCAAGGTCACCATCGCCGGGGCCGAGGGCGAGGTCTCGCTGCTCAAGGGCACGAAGGAGATCGACTCCTCGATGCTGAAGAGCGGCAAGGCCACGCTGGTGGCCAAGAAGGTCAAGAAGACCACGAAGTACACCGTGGCGTTCGGTGACCAGACCACCAAGGTCACCGTCAAGGTCAAGAAGAAGTAG
- a CDS encoding phosphate ABC transporter ATP-binding protein → MNSTDATTVIPAVPEQADPLLASLDAREITAWFGERKVLDRVSLTMPAGAITALIGPSGCGKSTFLRILNRMHELVPSAQLAGEVWLDGEDIYHPEKLLIEARRAIGMVFQKPNPFPAMSIRENVLAGLKLTGTKASRSEKDDLVESCLVKGGLWNEVKDRLDAPGGGLSGGQQQRLCIARSLAVKPRVLLMDEPCSALDPTSTRVIEETMVELAREVTIVIVTHNMQQAARVSSQCAFFLAAHGTPGVIVEHGDTRAMFENPRDERTSDYVHGRFG, encoded by the coding sequence ATGAACAGCACCGACGCGACGACCGTCATCCCCGCCGTACCCGAGCAGGCCGACCCGCTCCTCGCCTCGCTCGACGCGCGGGAGATCACCGCATGGTTCGGCGAGCGCAAGGTGCTCGATCGCGTCTCGCTCACGATGCCCGCAGGCGCGATCACCGCGCTCATCGGCCCGTCCGGCTGTGGCAAGTCGACCTTCCTGCGCATCCTCAACCGGATGCACGAGCTGGTGCCCTCCGCGCAGCTGGCCGGCGAGGTCTGGCTGGACGGCGAGGACATCTACCACCCCGAGAAGTTGCTCATCGAGGCCCGCCGGGCGATCGGGATGGTCTTCCAGAAGCCCAACCCGTTCCCCGCGATGTCGATCCGGGAGAACGTCCTGGCCGGGCTCAAGCTCACCGGGACCAAGGCCTCTCGCTCGGAGAAGGACGACCTCGTGGAGTCCTGCCTGGTCAAGGGCGGGCTCTGGAACGAGGTGAAGGACCGTCTCGACGCCCCCGGCGGCGGCCTGTCCGGCGGTCAGCAGCAGCGGCTGTGCATCGCCCGCTCGCTGGCGGTCAAGCCGCGGGTGCTGCTGATGGACGAGCCCTGCTCGGCGCTCGACCCGACCTCCACCCGCGTCATCGAGGAGACGATGGTCGAGCTGGCCCGCGAGGTCACGATCGTGATCGTCACCCACAACATGCAGCAGGCGGCTCGCGTCTCCTCCCAGTGCGCGTTCTTCCTCGCCGCCCACGGCACGCCCGGCGTGATCGTCGAGCACGGCGACACCCGTGCCATGTTCGAGAACCCGCGCGACGAGCGCACCAGCGACTACGTCCACGGCCGGTTCGGCTGA
- a CDS encoding lytic murein transglycosylase: MISGPRAIVLFATLLVLATAAAFGLSRLYATPRTLDLTPPPEYVAAPVPVTADLPAATPVSGQLVDQDWLERTARRTGIPTPALRAYADAQISRVGGCDIGWTTLAGIGWVESHHGTIDGRSLTVDGRSEPPIIGVALDGVGPVAAIRATPESTAWHGDPTWEHAVGPMQFLRSSWEPWAADGDRDGVMDPHDLDDAAATAARYLCASGHDLDSGTTWASAIHSYNHAQEYVDAVHAAATAYAQRAAR; encoded by the coding sequence GTGATCTCCGGCCCGCGCGCGATCGTGCTGTTCGCGACGCTCCTGGTGCTCGCGACCGCCGCCGCGTTCGGTCTGTCGCGCCTCTACGCGACGCCGCGCACGCTCGACCTCACCCCACCCCCGGAGTACGTCGCCGCGCCGGTGCCCGTCACCGCCGACCTGCCCGCCGCGACCCCGGTCTCCGGCCAGCTGGTCGACCAGGACTGGCTGGAGCGGACGGCCCGGCGTACCGGCATCCCGACCCCGGCGCTGCGGGCCTACGCCGACGCGCAGATCTCCCGCGTCGGCGGCTGCGACATCGGCTGGACGACGCTGGCCGGGATCGGCTGGGTCGAGTCCCACCACGGCACCATCGACGGCCGGTCGCTCACCGTCGACGGCCGCTCCGAGCCGCCCATCATCGGTGTCGCGCTGGACGGCGTCGGGCCGGTGGCCGCGATCCGCGCGACCCCCGAGTCGACCGCCTGGCACGGTGACCCGACGTGGGAGCACGCCGTCGGCCCGATGCAGTTCCTGCGCTCCTCGTGGGAGCCGTGGGCCGCCGACGGCGACCGCGACGGCGTCATGGACCCCCACGACCTCGACGACGCCGCGGCGACGGCCGCGCGCTACCTGTGCGCCTCGGGCCACGACCTCGACTCCGGCACCACGTGGGCCTCGGCGATCCACAGCTACAACCACGCCCAGGAGTACGTCGACGCCGTGCACGCCGCCGCCACCGCCTACGCCCAGCGGGCCGCCCGCTAA
- the tsaB gene encoding tRNA (adenosine(37)-N6)-threonylcarbamoyltransferase complex dimerization subunit type 1 TsaB, whose translation MLLTLDTATPLVTVALHDGSDVVAEHVAERAMKHGEQLAPLIERCLLDVGAVRQDLTAIGVGVGPGPFTGLRVGLVTARTLAFVLEVPVYGVCSLDVLAVEAVDTGTVTSDFVVATDARRKEVYLATYDADGARLEGPAVLKPADAATSAPVVGEGAALYPEAFPTAAGPTRPSAGWLARVITEERAELLDPEPLYLRRPDAVEPSARKQVS comes from the coding sequence GTGCTGCTCACCCTCGACACCGCGACCCCGCTCGTCACCGTCGCCCTCCACGACGGCAGCGACGTCGTGGCCGAGCACGTCGCCGAGCGGGCGATGAAGCACGGCGAGCAGCTCGCCCCGCTCATCGAGCGCTGCCTGCTCGACGTGGGCGCTGTCCGCCAGGACCTCACCGCCATCGGGGTCGGCGTCGGCCCCGGCCCGTTCACCGGTCTGCGGGTCGGCCTGGTCACCGCCCGGACCCTCGCGTTCGTGCTGGAGGTCCCCGTCTACGGCGTGTGCTCGCTCGACGTGCTCGCGGTCGAGGCCGTCGACACCGGCACGGTGACCTCCGACTTCGTCGTGGCGACCGATGCGCGCCGCAAGGAGGTCTACCTCGCGACGTACGACGCCGACGGCGCGCGTCTGGAGGGCCCGGCCGTCCTCAAGCCCGCGGACGCCGCCACCTCCGCGCCTGTCGTGGGGGAGGGGGCCGCGCTCTACCCCGAGGCGTTCCCGACGGCCGCCGGTCCGACCCGGCCCTCGGCCGGCTGGCTGGCGCGCGTGATCACCGAGGAGCGCGCCGAGCTGCTCGACCCCGAGCCGCTCTACCTGCGCCGCCCCGACGCGGTCGAGCCGAGCGCGCGCAAGCAGGTCTCGTGA
- the rimI gene encoding ribosomal protein S18-alanine N-acetyltransferase, translating to MTLVVRPATEADLDAVVASEADNLGADAWPPALVVPGVRGEVPHAHYLVAELSGVVVGHAVVSVVVDVAELQRIAVSASARRSGVASALLEECIELARAGRADRMLLEVREDNASALAFYAARGFTEVDRRPRYYRDGTSAVVMRLGLGPRCSFAG from the coding sequence GTGACCCTCGTGGTCCGCCCCGCCACCGAGGCGGACCTCGACGCCGTCGTCGCCTCCGAGGCCGACAACCTCGGTGCCGACGCCTGGCCGCCCGCTCTCGTCGTGCCCGGAGTCCGCGGCGAGGTCCCGCACGCGCACTACCTGGTCGCCGAGCTCTCCGGCGTGGTGGTCGGACACGCGGTGGTGTCGGTCGTGGTCGACGTCGCCGAGCTCCAGCGCATCGCCGTCTCCGCCTCCGCCCGCCGCTCCGGCGTCGCCTCCGCGCTGCTGGAGGAGTGCATCGAGCTCGCCCGCGCCGGCCGCGCGGACCGGATGCTGCTGGAGGTCCGCGAGGACAACGCCTCCGCCCTCGCCTTCTACGCCGCCCGCGGCTTCACCGAGGTCGACCGACGCCCGCGCTACTACCGCGACGGCACCAGCGCCGTCGTCATGCGCCTAGGCCTCGGCCCCCGCTGCTCGTTCGCTGGTTGA
- a CDS encoding HNH endonuclease signature motif containing protein: protein MALGHQDHSAQGSSPVPTGDLLTAIRDLDQAADQADRDRFIAIAEWADRHTTGQLLPDLYGTFGLPDDDAHNEAENAWVSRFGMPGADTMLELAGPGAPEVSEFAVIELAAALGRSTDSGRMLLSDAVEARYRLPKIWARLEAGQVQVWRVRRVTDLTRGLTAEAAAFVDAHLAHVVHTASFATVKRLAAEAAARFDPETAEMEEVDTRASLHVHLDLATAWSIGTANGVHLSGLLDRADAEELEAAIRTIADQLLAAGSTDTLDVRRAKALGYLSRGDLTLDLDTSPAEPGGRAATDGTDAGGRAATDDTDAGGRAATSASEERASRPPRNPRQVVLHLHLSEAALRGNEGPGTPEVDPDTGMLGLHLARLENHHQTLTADTVREWLAVPGTQVVVKPVINLADQIAVDCYEIPDRISTRVKLKRTTCVFPHCTRTSARVDLDHIEEYVPPDQGGPPGQTSTDKLAPLCRRHHRAKTHPSPASTNSTTVAWDYHQLTPTTWLWTSPHDIRFLVHPDGTTEL from the coding sequence ATGGCACTCGGGCACCAGGATCACTCGGCACAGGGGTCTTCTCCTGTGCCGACCGGTGACCTGCTGACTGCCATTCGCGACCTCGACCAGGCTGCTGACCAGGCTGACCGGGACCGGTTCATCGCGATCGCCGAGTGGGCCGACCGGCACACCACCGGCCAACTGCTGCCCGACCTGTACGGCACCTTCGGGCTGCCCGACGACGACGCCCACAACGAGGCCGAGAACGCGTGGGTGTCCCGGTTCGGGATGCCCGGCGCCGACACGATGCTCGAGCTCGCCGGCCCCGGTGCACCCGAGGTCAGCGAGTTCGCGGTCATCGAGCTCGCCGCCGCACTGGGCCGTTCCACCGACTCGGGGCGGATGCTGCTGTCTGATGCCGTGGAGGCCCGCTACCGGCTGCCGAAGATCTGGGCCCGCCTCGAAGCGGGCCAGGTGCAGGTGTGGCGGGTACGCCGCGTCACCGACCTCACCCGCGGCCTGACCGCCGAGGCCGCTGCGTTCGTCGACGCCCATCTCGCCCACGTGGTGCACACCGCCTCCTTCGCCACCGTCAAGAGGTTGGCCGCGGAGGCGGCAGCACGCTTCGACCCCGAGACGGCTGAGATGGAAGAGGTCGACACCCGCGCCAGCCTCCACGTCCACCTCGACCTGGCGACGGCTTGGTCGATCGGGACCGCCAACGGTGTCCACCTGTCCGGGCTGCTGGACCGTGCCGATGCCGAGGAGCTCGAGGCAGCGATCCGCACCATCGCCGACCAGCTGCTGGCCGCCGGCTCCACCGATACCCTCGACGTCCGCCGTGCCAAGGCCCTGGGCTACCTCAGCCGCGGCGACCTCACCCTCGACCTCGACACCTCACCGGCCGAGCCAGGTGGTCGAGCAGCGACCGACGGCACCGACGCAGGTGGTCGAGCAGCGACCGACGACACCGACGCAGGTGGTCGAGCAGCGACGAGCGCCAGCGAGGAGCGGGCGTCGAGACCACCCCGCAACCCCCGCCAGGTCGTCCTCCACCTCCACCTCTCAGAAGCCGCGCTCCGCGGAAACGAAGGACCCGGCACCCCCGAGGTCGACCCCGACACCGGGATGCTCGGCCTCCACCTCGCCCGCCTCGAGAACCACCACCAGACCCTCACCGCCGACACCGTCCGCGAATGGCTCGCCGTTCCCGGCACCCAGGTGGTCGTGAAGCCGGTCATCAACCTGGCCGACCAGATCGCCGTCGACTGCTACGAGATCCCCGACCGCATCTCCACCCGGGTCAAGCTCAAGCGCACGACCTGCGTCTTCCCGCACTGCACCCGCACCTCAGCCAGGGTCGACCTCGACCACATCGAGGAGTACGTCCCACCCGACCAGGGCGGACCACCCGGCCAGACATCAACAGACAAACTCGCCCCCCTGTGCAGACGCCACCACCGGGCCAAGACCCACCCCTCCCCGGCCTCGACGAACTCGACCACCGTGGCCTGGGACTACCACCAGCTCACCCCCACCACCTGGCTCTGGACCAGCCCCCACGACATCCGGTTCCTCGTCCACCCCGACGGCACCACCGAGCTCTGA